A single Tuberibacillus sp. Marseille-P3662 DNA region contains:
- a CDS encoding DUF2512 family protein, producing the protein MTGLITKVIVCPIAVILSGWIFPNVDFANLLQPIVLGLIVAVVGHLMEVMMLTEDTVWTSTIADFVAATVIVYFGAWLFDVIEVTFFGAVLTAVVLGIGEHIQHRWLTNSGRTEKSPAPQ; encoded by the coding sequence ATGACTGGATTGATCACAAAGGTCATTGTTTGTCCTATAGCTGTGATCTTATCAGGATGGATCTTCCCAAATGTTGATTTTGCCAACTTGCTTCAGCCCATTGTTCTTGGATTGATTGTGGCGGTTGTCGGACATCTGATGGAAGTGATGATGCTTACGGAAGATACAGTATGGACCAGTACGATAGCCGACTTTGTGGCGGCAACGGTCATCGTTTACTTTGGTGCATGGCTATTTGACGTCATCGAAGTGACGTTTTTCGGCGCAGTCTTGACTGCTGTTGTACTGGGCATAGGGGAACACATTCAGCACCGTTGGTTAACGAATAGCGGTCGAACAGAAAAGTCACCAGCACCGCAATAA
- the wrbA gene encoding NAD(P)H:quinone oxidoreductase, which translates to MANVKLAVFYYSSTGTNYQLAQWAEAAAKEAGADVKLLKIEEIAPDAAIDSNPAWREHLNATKDVPTATTDDLEWADAYIFSTPTRFGNVPAQVKQFFDTAGGLWAQGKLVNKVVSAMSSAQNPHGGQEATVQNLYTTMMHWGAIIAAPGYTDPVTFAGGGNPYGTSVTVDQDGNMQEDVEAAVKHQAKRTATVAAWVKNGNQ; encoded by the coding sequence ATGGCAAATGTTAAATTAGCAGTCTTTTATTACAGTTCAACAGGTACAAATTATCAATTAGCGCAATGGGCGGAAGCAGCGGCGAAGGAAGCTGGCGCTGATGTTAAGCTATTGAAAATCGAAGAAATTGCTCCTGATGCAGCGATTGATTCGAATCCGGCCTGGCGTGAGCATTTGAATGCGACGAAAGATGTGCCAACAGCAACGACAGATGACTTGGAATGGGCCGATGCTTATATCTTCAGTACACCGACTCGTTTTGGCAATGTGCCTGCCCAAGTCAAGCAATTCTTTGATACTGCCGGCGGACTTTGGGCGCAAGGTAAATTGGTCAACAAAGTTGTTAGCGCGATGTCTTCAGCTCAAAACCCACATGGCGGACAAGAAGCAACTGTACAAAATCTATACACTACAATGATGCACTGGGGCGCCATTATTGCTGCCCCAGGGTACACAGACCCGGTTACATTTGCAGGCGGCGGCAACCCTTATGGAACAAGTGTTACAGTGGACCAAGATGGTAACATGCAAGAAGATGTTGAAGCGGCTGTGAAACACCAAGCGAAACGTACAGCAACAGTGGCTGCATGGGTTAAAAACGGCAATCAATAA
- a CDS encoding transporter substrate-binding domain-containing protein, protein MKWLYKPTIIICMTIMLLTLTACGSKGDSENNNSEKKSQSTAWEQIKNEGTLVVGTAGTLYASSYHKKGSDKLTGYDVEIVREIAQRLNLDIKFEEMGFDQMLSSLNSGKIDIAANDIGVTDQRKQKIQFSMPYKYSYCTAIVRAEDHSGIESLEDLKGKKAAGAASSIYSQIARQFGAEIKTYGNATNDVYLRDVDLGRTDVILNDYYLQLQALKAFPKYDLVMHPDIKFNQSSSAIAMKKNADELQKKINETIKAMKQDGTLTKLSKQFYLDHDVSKKPDVDVREVELEQ, encoded by the coding sequence ATGAAATGGCTATATAAACCAACTATTATCATATGTATGACGATTATGTTATTGACGTTAACAGCCTGTGGTAGTAAAGGTGATTCTGAAAATAACAACAGTGAGAAAAAATCTCAATCAACAGCATGGGAACAGATTAAAAATGAGGGGACACTTGTGGTCGGAACCGCAGGCACGTTATACGCGAGTTCATACCATAAGAAAGGTTCCGATAAACTTACGGGCTATGATGTTGAAATTGTGAGGGAAATCGCTCAGCGGTTGAATCTTGATATTAAGTTTGAAGAAATGGGCTTTGATCAAATGCTGTCAAGTCTTAATAGCGGCAAAATTGATATAGCTGCTAATGATATTGGTGTTACAGATCAACGAAAGCAAAAAATCCAATTTTCCATGCCTTACAAATACTCTTATTGTACCGCGATTGTTCGTGCCGAAGATCATTCCGGAATTGAAAGTCTTGAGGACTTGAAAGGCAAGAAAGCGGCCGGTGCAGCCAGTAGTATTTACAGTCAAATTGCGCGACAGTTCGGTGCTGAAATTAAAACTTATGGCAACGCCACTAATGATGTCTACCTCAGGGACGTTGATCTTGGTCGTACCGATGTGATATTGAACGATTATTATCTGCAATTACAAGCATTAAAGGCATTTCCAAAATATGATCTTGTCATGCATCCTGATATTAAATTTAATCAATCATCATCAGCGATTGCGATGAAGAAAAATGCTGATGAGCTGCAAAAGAAAATCAACGAGACAATAAAGGCAATGAAACAAGATGGAACATTGACGAAACTGTCTAAGCAGTTTTATTTGGATCATGACGTGTCCAAAAAGCCGGATGTCGACGTTAGAGAGGTTGAGTTAGAACAATAA
- a CDS encoding DNA topoisomerase III: MGKSLVLAEKPSVGRDIARVLNCKKKGNGFLEGDNYIVTWALGHLVTLADPEVYDDQYKTWRLDDLPMLPSQLKLVVIKKSGKQFSTVKAQMHRKDVSDIVIATDAGREGELVARWIIEKARVKKPIKRLWISSVTDKAIKDGFKHIKSGKAYDNLYRAAVARAEADWYVGLNASRALTTKYNASLSCGRVQTPTLRMIAKREEEIKQFTPKPYYGITAKTDRIQLTWQDAKNNTRIFDESKCDRIIKAVQNQQATVTDVNKNAKKSYAPQLYDLTNLQRDAHKFFGMSAKDTLSTMQRLYEQHKLVTYPRTDSRHLSSDMVGTLKDRIGACNIGPYRKAAAKALKRPIKPTKAFVDDKKVSDHHAIIPTEQPALLSDLSDKEQKIYDLIVKRFLAILYPPHEYEQTTIVAKIGDETFTAKGKRVITSGWKEVYDQNLDDESGESSEDQHLPDIKKGESLNVQAVTKTAGETKPPKPFNEGTLLQAMENPIKYMESDNKDLKKTIGQTGGLGTVATRADIIDKLYNSFLIEEKGTGISITSKGKQLLELVPEDLKSPVLTAEWEQKLESIANGSLNQNTFMDEIKGYTKDAVNEIKDSDKTFKHQNKTGTRCPECGKFMLEVNNKKGKMLVCQDRECGYRQNKMKITNARCPNCKKKLELHGHGEGQMFVCQCGHREKLSTFNERKKKEKTKASKHDVKNYLKKQDDEPVNTALADQLAKLNLDNKE; this comes from the coding sequence ATGGGAAAATCGTTAGTATTAGCAGAAAAGCCTTCCGTTGGCCGCGATATTGCACGTGTCTTAAACTGCAAGAAAAAAGGCAACGGTTTTTTAGAAGGGGATAACTATATCGTCACTTGGGCTTTAGGCCATTTAGTCACCTTGGCTGATCCTGAGGTATACGATGATCAGTATAAAACATGGCGGCTTGATGATTTGCCGATGCTGCCTTCCCAGCTCAAACTCGTCGTCATTAAGAAAAGCGGCAAACAATTCAGTACGGTCAAAGCACAAATGCATCGGAAAGATGTGAGTGACATTGTGATTGCCACTGATGCGGGGCGTGAAGGTGAGCTCGTTGCCAGGTGGATCATTGAAAAAGCGCGTGTTAAGAAGCCGATCAAACGACTGTGGATCTCATCGGTCACGGATAAGGCGATTAAAGACGGGTTCAAACATATTAAAAGCGGGAAAGCGTATGACAACCTTTACCGGGCTGCGGTCGCCCGGGCTGAAGCGGACTGGTATGTCGGCCTAAATGCGTCCCGGGCATTAACAACAAAATATAATGCATCATTATCTTGTGGACGGGTGCAAACGCCGACTTTACGGATGATTGCTAAACGTGAAGAGGAAATTAAACAGTTTACGCCGAAACCTTATTACGGTATCACGGCTAAGACGGATCGAATCCAACTCACTTGGCAAGATGCCAAAAATAATACCCGGATTTTTGATGAGAGCAAATGTGATAGGATCATAAAAGCTGTTCAAAATCAACAGGCCACCGTGACCGACGTCAATAAAAATGCCAAAAAAAGCTACGCCCCGCAGCTCTATGACTTAACCAATTTGCAGCGTGATGCGCACAAGTTTTTCGGCATGTCCGCGAAAGACACGTTATCAACCATGCAGCGGTTGTATGAGCAGCACAAACTCGTCACATACCCACGTACGGATTCACGGCATCTTTCATCGGATATGGTCGGAACCCTTAAGGATCGAATTGGGGCCTGTAATATCGGGCCGTACCGGAAAGCGGCTGCCAAGGCCTTGAAGCGTCCGATCAAACCAACAAAAGCGTTTGTGGATGACAAAAAAGTGTCGGATCACCATGCGATTATACCGACGGAACAACCGGCATTATTGAGTGACTTGAGTGACAAAGAACAAAAAATCTATGATCTGATCGTGAAGCGCTTCTTGGCTATTTTGTATCCGCCGCATGAATACGAGCAGACAACGATTGTCGCCAAAATTGGTGACGAAACCTTTACGGCTAAAGGTAAACGGGTGATCACTTCCGGTTGGAAAGAAGTCTATGATCAAAACCTTGATGATGAGTCCGGTGAATCCTCAGAGGATCAACATTTACCTGACATCAAAAAGGGTGAAAGCTTGAATGTTCAAGCGGTTACGAAGACAGCTGGTGAAACCAAGCCACCGAAGCCCTTTAATGAAGGGACGCTCCTCCAAGCCATGGAAAATCCCATTAAGTATATGGAAAGTGACAACAAAGATCTTAAGAAAACGATAGGACAAACCGGTGGACTTGGTACAGTGGCAACTAGAGCGGATATCATCGATAAACTGTATAATAGTTTTTTGATCGAGGAAAAAGGCACTGGGATTTCGATCACATCGAAAGGAAAGCAACTGCTGGAGCTTGTTCCGGAGGACTTAAAATCACCCGTATTAACCGCCGAATGGGAGCAGAAGTTAGAATCGATTGCCAACGGATCGCTTAATCAGAACACATTTATGGATGAAATTAAAGGTTATACAAAAGATGCGGTTAATGAAATCAAAGACAGTGACAAGACCTTTAAGCATCAAAATAAAACAGGCACACGCTGTCCGGAATGCGGAAAATTCATGCTTGAAGTCAACAATAAAAAAGGAAAAATGCTCGTCTGCCAAGACCGTGAATGCGGCTACCGGCAAAATAAAATGAAAATCACGAATGCGCGCTGCCCTAATTGTAAAAAGAAACTCGAACTTCATGGGCATGGAGAAGGGCAAATGTTCGTGTGCCAATGCGGTCACCGCGAAAAATTATCAACGTTTAATGAGCGGAAGAAGAAAGAGAAGACAAAAGCCTCCAAGCATGATGTGAAAAATTATCTTAAAAAACAAGATGACGAGCCGGTGAATACGGCACTAGCTGACCAACTAGCAAAGCTAAATTTAGACAATAAAGAGTGA
- a CDS encoding NUDIX hydrolase encodes MQKWKTIASNYIYQTPFGNLRKETCELPNGKVIEDYYVHEYPNWVNAIVITTKGQIVLVNQYRHAARDFFLEIPAGKAERGESQQQAIVREVKEETGMTSSSEPILLSESKVNPAIQDNTVTTYLITGAMTTSEQFLDDTEEIDINLFNFDEVENMIHAGAITQLFTVKAFFMATYYLETNKLNLRR; translated from the coding sequence ATGCAAAAATGGAAGACCATCGCGTCTAATTACATTTACCAAACGCCCTTCGGTAACTTAAGAAAAGAAACATGCGAGCTACCCAATGGGAAGGTGATAGAGGATTATTATGTTCATGAATATCCGAACTGGGTGAATGCCATTGTTATAACGACTAAAGGTCAAATCGTATTGGTCAATCAGTACCGTCATGCGGCAAGAGATTTTTTTCTTGAGATTCCAGCCGGAAAAGCTGAGCGAGGTGAATCGCAACAACAAGCGATTGTCAGAGAAGTTAAAGAGGAAACGGGAATGACTTCGTCTTCAGAACCTATTCTACTCAGTGAATCCAAGGTCAATCCGGCGATCCAAGATAATACTGTGACCACTTATCTCATTACAGGAGCAATGACAACGTCTGAGCAATTCTTGGATGATACTGAGGAAATAGACATTAACCTTTTTAATTTCGATGAAGTCGAGAACATGATCCATGCTGGAGCAATCACACAACTTTTTACAGTGAAAGCCTTTTTTATGGCCACATATTATTTGGAGACAAACAAACTCAATTTAAGGAGATAG
- a CDS encoding BCCT family transporter, with translation MNDQTDDVNRGSKIDWMTFVISGGCLILFLILSLVNKPLIDEWITQSFDWSAKFFGAFWQLLLLGNFVIGLILAFMKYGKVRLGKKEKPENSNFRWVAMILCTLLASGGVFWAAGEPMFHFLTTPPLFANDGLTQSEAVSPALAQAFFHWGFTAWACLGTLASIVLMYVHYHKGYPLKPRSILYPIFGEKIFKRSVVGTTADVVSIIAVAAGTIGPIGFLGLQVGYGLNYLFNIPETMVTYMGVIIFLIAIASISAATGIDRGIQWLSRMNVGLAIILMIAMLILGPTMFILNSFVAGEGFQIQNFLMMSLYRGDEAWLGSWTIFFWGWFLGFGPMMMIFISRISRGRTIRELIVAVSVIAPLVSNFWFTAIGGSGISYEIQNPGSVSTALNNAGMPAAVMAILNQVPFGFVLSIGFLIVTMVFVATTADSMSYTVAAAITGDDSPHRFIRVFWALLFGAIAAVLLSIGESSITTLQNFIVVTAVPVSILLLPPLWLAPKIAHKMAAEQGLLHSPEPEKGITEATDPD, from the coding sequence ATGAATGACCAGACGGATGACGTAAATAGGGGGAGTAAGATTGACTGGATGACGTTCGTGATTAGCGGAGGATGCCTCATCCTATTTCTTATTCTATCCTTAGTTAATAAACCTCTTATTGATGAGTGGATTACACAATCTTTTGATTGGTCGGCCAAATTTTTTGGTGCTTTTTGGCAATTGTTATTACTTGGTAACTTTGTGATTGGATTAATTTTAGCATTTATGAAATATGGGAAGGTTCGCTTAGGTAAAAAAGAGAAGCCTGAAAACAGTAATTTCCGTTGGGTTGCGATGATCCTGTGTACGCTGCTGGCCAGCGGCGGAGTATTCTGGGCAGCAGGTGAACCGATGTTTCACTTTTTGACGACACCCCCCTTATTTGCCAATGATGGGTTAACTCAATCAGAAGCGGTGAGTCCTGCTTTAGCGCAGGCTTTTTTCCATTGGGGCTTCACAGCTTGGGCTTGTCTTGGTACTTTAGCCTCTATTGTATTGATGTATGTTCACTATCATAAGGGTTATCCGTTGAAGCCAAGATCGATCTTATATCCTATCTTTGGTGAGAAAATTTTTAAAAGAAGTGTGGTTGGCACAACGGCCGATGTTGTGTCAATTATAGCTGTTGCAGCAGGTACTATTGGTCCAATCGGATTTCTTGGTCTGCAAGTGGGTTATGGCCTTAATTATTTATTTAATATCCCAGAGACCATGGTGACTTATATGGGTGTCATTATTTTTCTAATAGCCATTGCTTCAATCTCTGCTGCAACGGGTATCGATCGCGGCATTCAGTGGCTTAGCCGTATGAATGTCGGACTAGCGATTATCTTAATGATTGCGATGCTCATTCTTGGTCCAACCATGTTTATCCTTAATTCGTTTGTCGCCGGCGAAGGATTTCAAATCCAAAATTTCTTAATGATGAGCCTGTACAGGGGCGATGAAGCTTGGTTAGGTTCTTGGACCATTTTCTTCTGGGGCTGGTTCCTAGGATTTGGGCCGATGATGATGATTTTCATCAGCCGAATTTCTCGGGGACGGACAATTCGAGAATTGATTGTAGCGGTGTCGGTGATTGCTCCGCTTGTAAGTAATTTTTGGTTCACAGCGATCGGCGGATCAGGTATATCTTATGAAATACAAAATCCAGGTTCTGTTTCAACGGCGCTTAACAATGCGGGAATGCCGGCTGCGGTTATGGCAATTCTTAACCAAGTGCCTTTTGGATTTGTGTTATCAATCGGCTTTCTAATCGTGACAATGGTATTTGTTGCAACAACGGCTGACTCAATGTCCTATACGGTGGCTGCAGCCATAACGGGTGATGATTCACCGCATCGATTTATTAGAGTTTTTTGGGCGTTGTTGTTCGGAGCAATAGCTGCCGTACTACTGTCCATTGGGGAAAGTAGTATTACAACCTTACAGAACTTTATTGTTGTTACTGCTGTGCCAGTATCGATACTGCTATTACCGCCATTATGGCTAGCTCCTAAAATTGCTCATAAGATGGCGGCAGAACAAGGATTATTGCATAGCCCTGAACCTGAAAAAGGGATTACAGAGGCTACTGATCCAGATTAA
- a CDS encoding TerC family protein, whose protein sequence is MDSGIIIGLLEIILINIILSGDNAVVIALACRNLDEKYQKKAVFYGSFGAIALRIVLTFVAVYLLQIPLLNFVGGLLLLYIAVDLLKGDDNEDIEGSSNLFGAIRTIIVADLIMSLDNVVAVAGAANGNIVLIIIGLAVSIPLIIWCSQLLMTLMDKFPIIVIIGAALLGYTAGEMMLKDKAVGGFIEGLHLHLHVILPIVFAILVVVLGKILNRSNRVQDRG, encoded by the coding sequence ATGGACAGTGGTATCATTATAGGGTTATTGGAAATTATTCTGATCAATATTATTTTAAGCGGTGATAACGCTGTGGTTATTGCTTTAGCATGCCGCAATCTTGATGAAAAGTATCAGAAAAAAGCCGTATTCTATGGTAGTTTTGGTGCCATTGCTTTGCGGATTGTTTTAACTTTTGTGGCTGTTTATTTGCTGCAAATTCCGCTTTTAAATTTTGTTGGAGGTTTGCTGCTCCTTTATATCGCCGTTGATTTACTTAAAGGTGATGATAATGAAGATATTGAGGGCAGCTCGAATTTGTTTGGAGCGATTCGAACGATCATTGTGGCTGATTTGATTATGAGCTTGGATAATGTTGTCGCTGTCGCCGGTGCAGCTAACGGCAATATTGTGTTGATTATCATTGGACTGGCAGTTAGCATTCCTTTAATTATTTGGTGTAGTCAGCTCTTAATGACGTTAATGGACAAATTTCCGATTATTGTTATTATAGGGGCGGCATTATTAGGCTATACTGCCGGAGAAATGATGTTGAAGGATAAAGCTGTCGGAGGCTTTATTGAAGGTCTACATCTGCATCTTCATGTGATCTTACCGATTGTCTTTGCTATTTTGGTAGTTGTTCTCGGAAAAATCTTGAACCGCTCCAATCGGGTGCAGGATCGCGGTTAA
- a CDS encoding amino acid ABC transporter permease → MKAIDWQSLFDVKLALESFPFVIKGIGYTILVSFLSMILGLILSIFLALARSSNVKLLRWPARVYISFMRGTPILVFLFLLYFGIPVMGVNIQALPAAIIGFSLNSAAYMAEINRAAITSIPKGQWEASRALGLTSLRTFVSIILPQAFRIAIPSLGNVFLDLVKSSSLAATISVPELFQKAQIVAGRTMDWMTMIILVALIYWGICMCVSALQEYLEKRYYIEH, encoded by the coding sequence GTGAAGGCGATCGACTGGCAGAGTTTATTTGATGTTAAGTTGGCGTTGGAGTCGTTTCCCTTTGTCATTAAGGGGATTGGGTATACGATTCTCGTGTCATTTTTAAGTATGATACTGGGATTAATACTAAGTATCTTTCTAGCACTGGCACGAAGTTCTAATGTCAAATTATTGAGATGGCCGGCTCGTGTTTATATTTCATTCATGCGTGGCACACCGATTCTTGTGTTTTTATTTCTCCTGTACTTTGGTATACCTGTGATGGGTGTCAATATTCAAGCCCTTCCGGCAGCGATTATTGGCTTTTCTCTTAACAGCGCTGCCTATATGGCTGAAATTAATCGTGCAGCGATTACATCGATTCCTAAAGGGCAGTGGGAAGCATCAAGGGCGCTTGGACTGACGTCTCTGAGGACGTTTGTCTCCATTATTTTGCCGCAGGCGTTCCGGATTGCAATACCATCACTTGGCAATGTGTTCCTTGATCTTGTCAAATCATCGTCTCTGGCCGCGACGATCAGCGTCCCTGAACTCTTCCAAAAAGCACAGATCGTCGCTGGTCGGACGATGGATTGGATGACGATGATTATATTGGTAGCGCTGATCTACTGGGGAATTTGTATGTGTGTGTCAGCTTTGCAAGAATATCTAGAAAAACGTTATTATATAGAGCATTAA
- a CDS encoding LLM class flavin-dependent oxidoreductase: protein MIKLSVLDQSAVPEGSSPQDALQQTVDLAQLTERLGYTRYWVAEHHNIEGLAGSSPEILIGQIAAHTHSMLVGSGGVLLPQYSPYKVVENFRVLSNLHPGRIDLGMGRSPGGNLKTRRALTDGVRKSLNDFPGQVQDVTYFLKDNLPDDHPYYGVTATPVSENGPYPWLLGVGLGSAQTAADLGLGLTFGHFINPDQGEEALANYRASFQASDFLKEPQTCVCVFVVCADTEAEAERLATSQDLWLLQIEKGEKKGIPTVEQAQSYPYTEQDRIRIEKNRRRMIVGTPDQVKANILTLQETYQTDEFMIITNIHDPASKRYSYQCLAQAFQLEQPSL, encoded by the coding sequence ATGATCAAATTAAGTGTCCTCGATCAATCAGCTGTACCCGAGGGTTCCTCGCCACAAGATGCTTTACAACAGACCGTAGACTTAGCTCAACTCACTGAGCGATTGGGGTATACCCGATACTGGGTGGCTGAACACCACAATATTGAAGGTCTTGCGGGTTCTTCACCGGAAATTTTAATCGGACAAATTGCCGCTCATACCCATTCAATGTTAGTGGGGTCAGGTGGTGTGCTTTTGCCGCAGTATAGTCCTTATAAAGTGGTTGAAAATTTTCGAGTGTTAAGCAACCTTCATCCTGGCCGCATTGATTTGGGGATGGGGCGCTCTCCAGGCGGTAACTTGAAAACACGGAGGGCGCTAACCGACGGTGTTCGAAAAAGTCTCAATGATTTTCCCGGACAAGTTCAAGATGTCACTTATTTTTTAAAAGATAACCTGCCTGATGATCATCCTTATTATGGCGTGACGGCAACGCCGGTCAGTGAAAACGGGCCGTATCCATGGCTGCTTGGTGTCGGGCTTGGCAGTGCCCAAACAGCTGCAGACCTCGGGTTAGGATTAACGTTCGGTCATTTCATCAATCCCGATCAGGGGGAAGAAGCGTTGGCCAATTATCGTGCGTCATTTCAGGCTTCTGATTTTTTAAAAGAACCACAAACCTGTGTATGCGTATTCGTCGTCTGTGCGGATACAGAGGCAGAAGCTGAGCGTTTGGCGACCAGTCAGGATCTGTGGTTACTGCAAATTGAAAAAGGTGAGAAGAAGGGGATTCCCACAGTTGAACAAGCTCAAAGCTATCCCTACACAGAGCAAGATCGCATTCGTATTGAAAAGAATCGGAGACGGATGATTGTTGGAACGCCTGACCAAGTTAAAGCGAACATTCTCACATTGCAAGAAACATACCAAACCGATGAATTCATGATCATCACTAATATCCATGATCCTGCATCGAAAAGGTATTCCTATCAATGTCTTGCCCAAGCATTTCAGCTAGAACAGCCTTCATTATAG
- the trhA gene encoding PAQR family membrane homeostasis protein TrhA — MANTHQYSKKEELANTITHGIGVVFSIPALIALIIAANEQSLESTVSFIIYGVTMLMLYLSSTLVHGLQDGKVKNIFQIVDHSMIYLFIAGTYTPLLLNIIEGQLGWSLLWILWGVTAFGIIFKILFVKKFLYMSTFIYLAMGWMIVFAWDPLVSNLHSIGLLLLLIGGLSYTVGTIFYVWRGFPYHHAVWHVFVLAGSALHFFAIVLYV; from the coding sequence ATGGCCAACACGCACCAATATAGTAAGAAAGAAGAACTCGCCAATACGATTACCCATGGTATCGGTGTTGTCTTTAGCATTCCAGCGCTCATTGCTTTAATCATTGCGGCCAATGAACAGTCATTGGAAAGTACTGTGAGCTTTATCATTTATGGTGTTACCATGCTTATGCTTTACCTATCATCAACCTTGGTTCACGGACTTCAGGATGGGAAAGTTAAAAATATTTTTCAAATTGTTGATCATTCAATGATTTACTTATTTATCGCTGGCACGTATACGCCGTTGCTATTAAATATTATTGAAGGTCAACTCGGCTGGAGTTTGTTATGGATTCTCTGGGGGGTCACGGCTTTCGGGATTATTTTCAAAATCCTTTTTGTTAAAAAGTTTTTATATATGTCGACCTTCATTTATTTAGCTATGGGGTGGATGATCGTTTTTGCATGGGATCCATTAGTCTCCAATCTCCACAGCATCGGTTTGCTTCTTTTATTGATTGGAGGATTAAGTTATACCGTTGGAACGATTTTTTATGTCTGGCGAGGTTTTCCTTATCATCATGCGGTTTGGCATGTGTTTGTTTTAGCGGGTTCCGCGTTACACTTTTTTGCGATTGTGCTATATGTGTAA
- a CDS encoding BCCT family transporter → MRKDQGKKQQMDWTTFVVSGGLLALFVIMSLINDGMMGNWINGGFAFSVKYFGAYWQLLLLATFIIGLIIAFTKYGNVRLGNMEKPENGNYRWISMIMCTLLAGGGVFWAAAEPLYHFITTPPLFADEGLTSQESVLPALSQSYLDWGFLAWAILGSLTTIVLMYAHYHKGYPLKPRAILYPIVGEKIFHKSVIGSIADIVSIVSVAAGTIGPIGFLGLQVGYGLHSLFGIPNTLVTNMLIIVALVVIASISAATGIDRGIQWLSKMNVGLTIILIIFMLILGPTMFIINNFIAGESFYLHNFLRISLYRGDNAWLGLWTVFFWGWFLGYGPMMAIFISRISRGRTIRQLIVAVSIIAPIVSNFWFTVVGGTGIFYEIKNTGSVSTALQESGMPAAVMAIMDQLPLGFIMAIGFLIVTVIFVATTTDSMAYTVAVAITGDDRPNKLIRVFWALMFGAVAVVLLSIGEGSITALQNFIVVTAVPVSLLLLPPLWLAPKLARNMAVEQGIVNKK, encoded by the coding sequence ATGAGAAAAGATCAAGGCAAAAAGCAGCAAATGGATTGGACAACATTTGTTGTGAGCGGTGGTTTATTGGCTCTGTTCGTTATTATGTCACTCATTAATGATGGCATGATGGGGAACTGGATCAATGGTGGGTTCGCGTTTTCAGTAAAATATTTCGGTGCCTATTGGCAGTTATTGCTGCTGGCGACGTTTATTATCGGACTGATCATCGCTTTTACTAAATACGGAAACGTTCGTCTAGGGAACATGGAAAAACCTGAAAATGGTAACTATCGTTGGATTTCCATGATTATGTGTACATTATTGGCCGGGGGTGGCGTGTTTTGGGCTGCCGCTGAACCTTTGTACCATTTTATTACAACCCCGCCTTTATTCGCTGATGAAGGATTGACGTCGCAAGAATCCGTTCTTCCGGCGCTATCACAAAGTTATTTGGACTGGGGTTTCTTGGCTTGGGCCATTTTAGGATCGCTCACAACAATTGTTTTGATGTATGCTCATTATCATAAAGGCTATCCGCTGAAACCAAGAGCGATTTTGTATCCAATTGTCGGTGAAAAAATCTTTCATAAAAGTGTGATCGGATCGATTGCTGATATTGTCTCCATCGTTTCTGTGGCGGCAGGTACCATTGGTCCGATTGGATTTCTTGGCTTGCAAGTGGGTTATGGGCTGCATTCGTTGTTTGGCATCCCCAACACGTTAGTAACCAATATGTTGATTATTGTAGCGCTTGTGGTGATTGCCTCTATATCGGCAGCAACCGGTATCGATCGAGGGATCCAGTGGTTAAGTAAGATGAATGTGGGTCTAACCATTATTTTAATTATTTTCATGCTCATTCTTGGGCCAACCATGTTTATCATCAACAACTTTATTGCCGGTGAAAGTTTTTACTTGCATAACTTCCTGAGAATTAGTTTGTATCGTGGTGACAATGCTTGGCTCGGACTGTGGACGGTTTTCTTCTGGGGTTGGTTTTTAGGCTATGGTCCGATGATGGCGATCTTTATCAGTCGGATCTCCCGGGGAAGAACGATTCGTCAATTGATTGTAGCGGTTTCCATCATCGCTCCAATTGTCAGTAATTTTTGGTTTACCGTTGTTGGCGGAACGGGTATTTTTTATGAAATTAAGAATACTGGTTCAGTCTCAACGGCCTTACAAGAATCAGGAATGCCAGCCGCTGTAATGGCGATCATGGATCAGCTCCCATTAGGCTTCATAATGGCTATTGGTTTCTTAATTGTGACCGTTATTTTCGTGGCGACAACAACGGACTCCATGGCTTATACAGTAGCTGTTGCGATTACCGGTGATGACAGGCCAAATAAGTTGATTAGGGTGTTCTGGGCCCTTATGTTTGGTGCCGTTGCCGTTGTCTTATTATCAATTGGAGAAGGCAGTATTACGGCATTACAAAACTTTATTGTTGTGACCGCTGTTCCTGTCTCACTGTTATTGCTTCCGCCCTTGTGGCTGGCGCCGAAACTCGCCCGAAACATGGCTGTTGAACAAGGTATTGTTAATAAAAAATAA